From Candidatus Electrothrix rattekaaiensis, one genomic window encodes:
- a CDS encoding efflux transporter outer membrane subunit, which yields MKKPPLSSALCCGLLLQLLTACTVVGPNYQQPALHLNEQWNSPLLKGLQAEQADPQQLASWWEVLEDEQLSSLIERAVAGNLDLQTATERVEQARLQREIQTTSRQPSLDASSNASWKRDGNDSSGESYGTGLDAGWEADLFGSVRRSIEAAEADFQASQEDLRDVLVSLVAEVALNYVDLRSSQVQLTNVRKSLVMQRETRQLIQWQYEAGLDDELALHQAQYNLESSEAQIPALETSLASSMNRLAILLGKAPGSLQAALTRMRPIPQIPATLVIGLPAEAIRRRPDIRKAESELIAQTARIGVATAELYPKLRLSGVIGINGVSVARFAENLFSPAFWAEQAGLSASWHLFDAGAIRKNIQVQTSQQKQALIKYEAAILAAQEEIENALTAYVNEQARRDSLLRAVKEAQQATALAEQKYKAGLIDFTTVPATQRTLLSFENQLAGSEGTMAANLIRLYKALGGGWPCCPEEPADATTLKEKS from the coding sequence ATGAAAAAGCCTCCCCTCAGTTCCGCGCTCTGCTGCGGTCTTCTTCTCCAGCTCCTGACTGCCTGCACAGTGGTCGGGCCAAACTATCAACAGCCTGCGCTTCACCTGAATGAGCAGTGGAACTCCCCGCTGCTCAAAGGGTTACAGGCGGAACAGGCAGACCCCCAGCAGCTGGCAAGCTGGTGGGAAGTGCTGGAAGATGAGCAGCTCTCCTCCCTGATTGAACGGGCTGTTGCGGGCAATCTTGACCTGCAAACCGCAACAGAACGGGTGGAGCAGGCCCGCCTCCAACGAGAAATTCAGACAACAAGCAGGCAGCCTTCCCTGGATGCCTCAAGTAATGCGTCCTGGAAGCGTGACGGCAACGACAGTTCCGGCGAAAGCTACGGCACCGGTCTTGATGCGGGCTGGGAAGCGGACCTGTTCGGCAGCGTTCGCCGCTCCATTGAAGCGGCAGAGGCAGATTTTCAGGCCAGTCAGGAAGACCTGCGGGACGTACTGGTCTCCCTGGTGGCGGAAGTCGCGTTGAACTATGTTGATCTGCGCAGCTCCCAGGTACAACTGACCAATGTGCGCAAAAGCCTGGTCATGCAGCGCGAAACCCGGCAGTTGATCCAGTGGCAGTATGAGGCCGGGCTGGATGATGAGCTGGCCCTGCATCAAGCGCAATATAATCTGGAAAGCTCCGAAGCGCAGATTCCGGCTCTGGAAACCTCCCTTGCCTCCTCCATGAACCGGCTGGCAATTCTGCTCGGCAAAGCACCGGGCAGCCTTCAGGCAGCGTTGACAAGAATGCGGCCCATCCCGCAGATCCCGGCAACGCTGGTGATCGGTCTGCCTGCTGAGGCCATTCGCCGTCGGCCTGATATCCGTAAGGCGGAAAGCGAGCTGATTGCGCAAACTGCGCGGATCGGGGTGGCAACAGCAGAGCTGTACCCGAAACTCCGACTCAGCGGGGTCATCGGTATCAACGGGGTATCTGTTGCCCGCTTTGCCGAGAACCTGTTCAGTCCCGCCTTCTGGGCCGAACAGGCCGGGCTGAGTGCATCCTGGCATCTGTTTGATGCCGGAGCAATCCGCAAAAACATTCAGGTTCAGACCTCGCAGCAGAAGCAGGCCCTGATCAAATATGAAGCCGCGATACTGGCTGCTCAGGAAGAGATTGAAAATGCCCTGACCGCCTATGTCAACGAACAGGCCAGAAGGGATTCCCTGCTCAGAGCCGTGAAAGAAGCGCAACAGGCGACTGCGCTGGCAGAGCAAAAATACAAGGCCGGTCTGATTGATTTCACCACGGTGCCAGCAACCCAACGCACCCTGCTTTCCTTTGAGAATCAGCTGGCAGGCAGTGAAGGCACGATGGCGGCCAATCTCATCCGCCTGTATAAGGCTCTGGGCGGCGGTTGGCCGTGCTGCCCGGAAGAACCTGCGGATGCAACAACCTTGAAGGAGAAAAGCTGA
- a CDS encoding efflux RND transporter periplasmic adaptor subunit, with product MSAKETAPDIATVLQSSHQKGGKCRFCLLVLVLCCAAGAFLYFRQQGSEGGGPEMSYKTEPVTVDDLVVTVTSTGTLQPTNEVDVGSELSGNIEEVLVDFNDQVTVGQVLARMDVSKLEAQVKQTQASLRTAKAKVVQAQATINETAVKLRRLEKVRSLSKGKLPAKAEIDIAEAAAARARADKNGADAGVAEVQARLDITLNELAKAEIISPVNGIVLSRNIEKGQTVAASFSAPVLFKLAEDLTKMELHVAVDEADIGQVKEGQEATFTVDAYPERHFSAVIRQVRFASTVTDGVVTYETVLMVDNTDLALRPGMTATAEIVAQKVEKALTVPNAALRFRPPSLTSKKEQKPSLLSAIMPRRPRRERQRPTGKKGNGPESVWVLLKDGQTRQVKVKTGFTNGSGTEILEGDLRPGELVITAALSGGKTR from the coding sequence ATGAGCGCAAAAGAAACAGCACCGGACATTGCCACAGTCCTGCAATCATCCCATCAAAAAGGCGGAAAATGCAGGTTCTGCCTGCTGGTTCTGGTGCTTTGTTGTGCTGCCGGGGCTTTTCTCTATTTTCGCCAGCAGGGATCGGAAGGCGGCGGGCCGGAGATGAGCTATAAGACAGAACCGGTGACCGTTGATGATTTGGTCGTTACGGTGACCTCCACCGGAACCCTGCAACCCACCAATGAAGTGGATGTGGGCAGCGAGCTTTCCGGTAATATCGAGGAGGTGCTGGTGGATTTTAATGATCAGGTAACTGTGGGACAGGTGCTTGCCCGGATGGATGTGTCCAAACTCGAAGCCCAGGTCAAGCAGACCCAGGCATCTTTGCGGACGGCAAAGGCCAAGGTGGTTCAGGCGCAAGCAACCATCAACGAAACAGCGGTTAAACTTCGTCGGCTGGAAAAGGTCCGCTCATTAAGCAAGGGCAAACTGCCTGCAAAGGCGGAAATAGACATTGCCGAGGCCGCAGCCGCACGGGCACGGGCAGATAAGAACGGTGCCGATGCCGGGGTTGCCGAGGTCCAGGCAAGGCTGGATATCACCCTGAACGAACTGGCCAAGGCGGAAATCATCTCGCCGGTCAACGGGATTGTCCTGAGCCGGAACATTGAAAAGGGTCAGACCGTGGCGGCTTCCTTTTCCGCGCCTGTGCTGTTCAAACTTGCCGAAGATCTGACCAAGATGGAACTGCATGTAGCGGTTGACGAGGCTGATATCGGCCAGGTCAAGGAAGGACAGGAGGCGACCTTTACCGTTGATGCCTATCCTGAACGTCATTTTTCCGCAGTGATCCGGCAGGTCCGGTTTGCCTCAACCGTTACCGACGGCGTGGTGACCTACGAAACCGTGCTCATGGTGGATAATACGGATCTGGCCCTCAGACCGGGCATGACCGCAACGGCAGAGATTGTGGCGCAGAAGGTGGAAAAGGCCCTGACCGTGCCTAATGCGGCCCTGCGTTTCCGTCCGCCGTCCCTAACCAGCAAAAAGGAGCAAAAGCCTTCCCTGTTAAGTGCTATCATGCCCCGACGACCAAGAAGGGAGCGGCAACGTCCGACCGGGAAAAAGGGGAACGGCCCGGAGAGCGTCTGGGTTCTGCTCAAAGACGGCCAGACCCGGCAGGTAAAGGTCAAGACCGGCTTCACTAACGGCAGCGGCACCGAGATTCTGGAAGGAGATCTCAGACCGGGAGAATTGGTCATTACAGCCGCCCTGAGCGGCGGAAAAACACGATGA
- a CDS encoding ABC transporter ATP-binding protein, translated as MSAPLISLRDITKAYGIGQARTYALHGVDLDIGKGDFVAIMGPSGSGKSTCMNILGCLDTPTSGQYRFDGVEVSDLTRKQRAMLRRFYLGFIFQGFNLLNRTSAQENVELPLVYRGTPGRQRRQMARHALKVVGLEGRESHTPGELSGGQQQRVAIARAIVADPSVLFADEPTGNLDTSRSHEIMELLVGLNQEKGITIVMVTHEPEMAEYTKRTIRFVDGKVASDAGKEEG; from the coding sequence ATGAGTGCCCCGCTCATCAGCCTTCGAGATATCACCAAAGCCTACGGCATCGGTCAGGCCCGAACCTATGCCCTGCACGGGGTGGATCTGGATATCGGCAAGGGCGATTTTGTTGCCATCATGGGACCGAGCGGTTCCGGCAAATCCACCTGCATGAATATCCTCGGCTGTCTGGATACGCCCACCTCGGGTCAATACCGTTTTGACGGCGTAGAGGTCAGCGACCTGACCCGTAAGCAGCGGGCCATGCTCCGCCGTTTTTATCTCGGCTTTATCTTCCAGGGCTTCAACCTGCTCAACCGGACCTCGGCCCAGGAAAATGTTGAACTCCCGCTGGTGTACCGGGGCACTCCGGGCCGTCAACGGCGGCAGATGGCCCGCCATGCCCTGAAGGTCGTGGGGCTGGAAGGCCGGGAATCGCACACACCGGGTGAACTTTCCGGGGGCCAGCAGCAGCGGGTGGCTATTGCCCGGGCCATTGTCGCTGATCCCTCGGTGCTTTTTGCCGACGAACCCACCGGCAACCTGGACACCTCGCGCAGTCATGAGATTATGGAGCTGCTGGTCGGCCTGAATCAGGAAAAAGGCATCACCATTGTCATGGTCACCCATGAACCGGAGATGGCCGAGTATACCAAGAGGACTATCCGTTTTGTTGACGGCAAGGTGGCATCTGATGCCGGAAAGGAGGAAGGCTGA
- a CDS encoding ABC transporter permease → MFLKMILLALRDIRRNVMRSVLTVLGIIIGVAAVITLVTIGNGTTAQVTGQIAAMGTNVLMLSPGQHRGPSHDSAPKFNLRDVQAIRKEIISLNGVAPVCSASTTAVAGNRNWSTGITGTSSDFFTVRNWEIESGRIFEPAEELGGKAVCVIGQTVNKNLFPGEDPVGRSIRLGKVSCKVIGLLREKGQSSMGRDQDDLIIMPLPAVQRRFTGNRDVSSIQLSVMDGLSTEKIADDLRALLRKRRHLSENEEDNFSIRDTKELAAMLTGTTKTMTTLLSSVAAVSLLVGGIGIMNIMLVSVTERTREIGIRLAIGAFEHEVLLQFLTEAVVLSSFGGIFGIILALGASFGLTHLMEIPFIPDLKIIGIAFLFSAAVGVVFGYFPALKAARLDPIDALRHE, encoded by the coding sequence ATGTTCCTGAAAATGATCCTGCTCGCCCTGCGCGACATCCGGCGCAATGTCATGCGCTCTGTCCTGACCGTGCTTGGTATTATCATCGGCGTGGCCGCCGTTATCACCCTGGTCACCATCGGCAACGGCACCACGGCCCAGGTTACCGGCCAGATCGCGGCAATGGGCACAAACGTTCTGATGCTCTCACCGGGTCAGCACCGGGGGCCGTCCCATGATTCAGCACCTAAGTTCAACCTGCGGGATGTCCAGGCTATCCGCAAGGAGATTATTTCGCTGAATGGGGTCGCTCCGGTCTGCTCCGCCAGCACAACCGCTGTGGCGGGAAACCGCAACTGGTCCACCGGCATAACCGGTACCAGCAGCGATTTTTTCACGGTACGCAACTGGGAAATTGAGAGCGGCAGGATCTTTGAACCGGCGGAAGAACTGGGCGGCAAGGCGGTCTGCGTCATTGGGCAGACAGTGAACAAAAATCTCTTTCCTGGCGAAGACCCGGTGGGTAGGAGTATCCGCTTAGGCAAGGTCTCCTGTAAGGTGATCGGCCTGCTCCGGGAAAAGGGCCAGTCCAGCATGGGCCGGGATCAGGACGACCTGATCATCATGCCCCTGCCCGCAGTGCAGCGCAGATTCACCGGCAACCGGGATGTCTCCTCGATTCAGCTTTCGGTGATGGATGGATTATCAACGGAAAAGATTGCCGACGACCTGCGGGCCTTGCTACGCAAACGCCGCCATCTGTCGGAAAATGAAGAGGATAATTTCAGCATCAGAGACACCAAGGAGCTGGCCGCCATGCTCACCGGCACCACCAAGACCATGACCACCCTGCTCAGTTCAGTGGCTGCGGTCAGCCTGCTGGTGGGCGGCATCGGTATTATGAACATCATGCTGGTCTCCGTGACCGAACGCACCCGAGAGATCGGCATCCGCCTAGCTATCGGGGCTTTTGAACACGAGGTACTGCTCCAGTTCCTGACCGAAGCGGTGGTGCTCTCCTCCTTCGGCGGCATCTTCGGAATCATTCTGGCCCTGGGCGCATCCTTCGGCCTCACACATCTAATGGAAATTCCCTTTATCCCGGATCTGAAGATCATCGGCATTGCCTTCCTGTTCTCCGCTGCTGTCGGGGTGGTGTTCGGGTATTTTCCGGCTTTGAAGGCTGCCCGGCTTGATCCTATTGATGCGTTAAGGCATGAGTGA
- a CDS encoding type II toxin-antitoxin system RelB/DinJ family antitoxin, translated as MSATTMVHVRVDKKMKAQATETLSAMGLSMSDAVRVFLTHVVAEQRIPFTVRVPNSETREAMAEADELAQAHHARFSDPEELFESLEKNSGE; from the coding sequence ATGTCGGCAACAACTATGGTGCATGTTCGTGTGGATAAGAAAATGAAGGCGCAGGCCACGGAAACACTGTCCGCAATGGGGCTTTCCATGTCCGATGCTGTCCGCGTTTTCCTGACCCATGTGGTTGCGGAGCAGCGGATACCTTTTACAGTACGGGTGCCGAACTCGGAAACCAGAGAGGCTATGGCGGAGGCGGATGAGCTTGCTCAAGCGCATCACGCCCGTTTTTCCGATCCTGAAGAATTATTTGAGAGCCTTGAAAAAAACAGCGGCGAGTAA
- a CDS encoding type II toxin-antitoxin system YafQ family toxin, which yields MKKTAASKRAILPRAADYTKKFLKDWTRLSRSGRYDMNRLKEAMLLLIRNDAPLGKEWLDHALTGNWAGYRECHIGGDFLLIYRLDDSRTHGIVFFVRAGTHSELFG from the coding sequence TTGAAAAAAACAGCGGCGAGTAAGCGGGCGATTTTGCCCCGCGCGGCGGATTACACGAAAAAGTTCCTTAAAGACTGGACTCGGCTGTCACGTTCAGGCCGATATGATATGAATCGCCTCAAAGAGGCTATGTTGCTCCTGATCAGGAATGATGCTCCGTTGGGAAAAGAGTGGCTTGACCATGCTCTGACCGGAAATTGGGCAGGATATCGTGAATGTCATATCGGCGGTGATTTTCTTTTGATCTATCGGCTTGATGACAGCAGAACGCACGGTATAGTATTTTTTGTTCGAGCCGGTACCCATTCAGAGCTTTTCGGGTAA
- a CDS encoding tetratricopeptide repeat protein: protein MNITGFDKVAPYLTNPLVLAGFVLMLAYGIHWQLMKSGLLAQATKKDSALIIRLFLRYGFWLALVLLLAGFGLVAWNSYIDAEAKQLQKEVEQLRAINQRQVAEQYFLQEQLKAKDQQIETKDQQLNSLTEAVATVIKTDASAKMKQQALEAMRRGNGEQAKALLVDFSKRKEEEGKQAYKEAAEAARSLGALAYMNDTKAALTAYQKAVELDPDNADGWNHLGLLLTRTGALNQAEQMYKKALEINKHSGCKEGTACANINLGTVYLIRGELDKAEQLYKAVLATSQSLGDKKAMMRACINLGTMYAKRGNLDQAEQWYRKGLEMSQALGDKRNTAKTYVNLGIVCNMRGDLNQAEQLYIKALEMSRLLGDKKILSNIYGSLGNLYAASGELDQAEQMYRKALEINEALGSKEGMAKQYGNMGFLYEKRGELDRAEEMHKKSLVLFQEISSPDAKKVQQWLDKLAQQRTTSTQ from the coding sequence ATGAATATCACAGGCTTTGACAAGGTTGCCCCGTATCTGACAAACCCGCTGGTGCTGGCGGGCTTTGTGCTGATGCTGGCTTACGGGATTCACTGGCAGCTCATGAAGTCCGGGTTGCTGGCCCAGGCGACGAAGAAAGACAGTGCCTTGATCATCAGGCTCTTTCTCCGCTACGGGTTCTGGTTGGCCTTGGTGCTGCTGTTGGCGGGTTTTGGGTTGGTAGCATGGAATAGCTATATAGACGCAGAAGCGAAACAGTTGCAAAAGGAAGTAGAGCAATTACGAGCAATCAACCAGAGACAGGTAGCAGAGCAATACTTTCTTCAGGAGCAGCTCAAGGCAAAAGATCAGCAGATAGAGACGAAAGATCAGCAGCTCAACTCGCTGACAGAAGCAGTTGCTACAGTAATCAAAACCGATGCCTCTGCCAAAATGAAACAGCAGGCATTGGAGGCTATGAGGCGGGGCAATGGGGAGCAAGCCAAGGCCCTTCTTGTTGATTTCTCCAAAAGAAAGGAGGAGGAAGGGAAACAGGCATACAAGGAAGCCGCAGAAGCGGCTCGATCTTTGGGCGCATTGGCCTATATGAACGACACCAAGGCAGCCTTGACTGCCTACCAAAAGGCAGTGGAGCTTGACCCGGACAATGCGGATGGCTGGAATCATTTGGGGCTTTTGTTGACGCGCACCGGTGCGCTTAACCAAGCGGAGCAGATGTATAAGAAAGCTCTTGAAATCAATAAGCACTCTGGGTGTAAGGAAGGCACAGCTTGTGCGAACATCAACCTAGGCACTGTATATTTGATTCGCGGCGAATTAGACAAAGCGGAGCAGTTATACAAAGCTGTCCTTGCAACAAGCCAATCCTTGGGAGACAAGAAAGCTATGATGAGAGCCTGCATTAATTTGGGTACTATGTACGCAAAGCGTGGCAATCTTGATCAGGCGGAGCAATGGTACAGGAAAGGACTTGAAATGAGTCAGGCTTTAGGAGACAAGCGCAATACAGCGAAAACCTACGTCAATCTTGGCATTGTATGCAACATGCGCGGTGATCTCAATCAAGCTGAACAGTTGTACATAAAAGCTCTCGAAATGAGTCGGTTATTGGGAGATAAAAAGATATTGTCGAACATATACGGCAGCTTGGGTAATCTATACGCAGCTAGCGGTGAGCTTGACCAAGCAGAGCAGATGTATAGGAAAGCTCTGGAAATCAACGAAGCCTTGGGCAGCAAGGAAGGCATGGCGAAGCAGTATGGTAATATGGGATTCTTGTATGAAAAACGTGGCGAGCTTGACCGGGCAGAGGAAATGCACAAAAAAAGTCTGGTCCTGTTTCAGGAAATAAGTTCCCCCGATGCCAAGAAGGTGCAGCAATGGCTGGACAAGCTGGCCCAACAGCGCACCACCTCCACCCAATAA
- a CDS encoding DUF4469 domain-containing protein, with protein sequence MATVQWRPTPNALTTPVSYRMLFLPRNVVNTEELAARMAAALPNYSAEELRTILATRNEIVQQSLINGEQVTEENNFTYALSFTGRLDGPDDPPPPVDQCLQVRVHASPPFVNEVRHAARLERLSREKKLPLINTAEDTLLRLDNVLNPNGVLRLTGEDLSFDQDQGTGECVIEGTESGQTMQSRVNLVTNTAIMLMPDIPAQAHPWNNEYTVSLTTHYSTHGTPRTGTYDRMLRTPLPLTNFSHPNPPEVGILTDDAAAPYVSVTGGTVSADETVRIQVTQDLTEEELRFSLLDMKEEGAAGDEVAVTANGTYTLPGFSGSALSSLEITVNNYSGLWEMIRNSYGGRLIDVLEIEVGS encoded by the coding sequence ATGGCAACAGTTCAATGGAGGCCCACACCTAACGCACTCACCACTCCCGTCTCATACCGGATGCTTTTCCTGCCGAGAAACGTGGTGAACACTGAGGAACTGGCTGCACGCATGGCTGCGGCCCTGCCCAATTATAGCGCGGAGGAGCTTCGCACCATCTTGGCTACCCGCAACGAGATCGTTCAGCAGAGCCTGATCAACGGCGAGCAGGTGACCGAGGAGAATAATTTCACCTATGCCCTCTCCTTTACCGGCAGGCTGGATGGCCCGGATGATCCGCCTCCGCCGGTGGACCAGTGTCTTCAGGTGCGCGTCCATGCCTCGCCACCCTTTGTCAACGAGGTCCGTCATGCCGCCCGGCTGGAGCGGCTGTCCCGTGAAAAGAAACTCCCTCTGATCAACACGGCTGAGGACACCCTGCTCAGGCTGGATAATGTCCTCAACCCGAACGGTGTGCTGCGGCTCACCGGGGAAGATCTTTCTTTTGATCAGGATCAGGGCACGGGCGAGTGCGTGATTGAGGGGACCGAGAGCGGTCAGACTATGCAGAGCCGGGTGAATCTGGTGACTAACACTGCAATCATGCTCATGCCGGACATCCCGGCACAGGCCCATCCTTGGAATAATGAGTACACCGTCTCGCTGACCACGCACTACAGCACCCACGGCACACCGCGCACCGGCACGTATGATCGGATGCTACGCACTCCGCTGCCCCTGACCAATTTCAGCCACCCTAATCCACCGGAGGTCGGCATCCTCACCGACGATGCGGCTGCCCCCTATGTCTCGGTCACCGGCGGAACGGTTTCGGCGGATGAAACCGTGCGCATTCAGGTCACCCAGGATCTGACCGAAGAAGAGCTCCGGTTCTCGCTGCTTGATATGAAGGAGGAAGGCGCGGCGGGCGACGAGGTGGCCGTGACAGCAAACGGGACATACACTCTGCCCGGCTTCAGCGGCTCGGCCCTGAGTTCCCTGGAGATTACGGTCAATAACTATAGCGGGCTGTGGGAGATGATCCGCAATAGCTACGGTGGCAGGTTGATTGATGTGCTGGAGATTGAGGTTGGTTCATAA
- a CDS encoding CBS domain-containing protein: MADKPLNTPTEAEKIPSNQSGTSEPPSAKMAYRMVMTMLGILCFLILAVLLLVYTTSGGNAEDVVEFGKWTVSVLLGAFGAWIGGGAAYFFGKENMVESNRSTEAVLQIQKNALQNTGKRDYIKELTLSTINSTFNFNPHSTKEDIVNCLTGHADYWWVPVFDEEGKGIIEDLLHVRIIWDDQFDNGETVAALLEHLADDEELGRKYDKLHGPSFFIKVTPDDKVADTARRMEKSGAAIGVVTDEKGKPTHCFTKHNLLTTQS, from the coding sequence ATGGCAGACAAACCACTGAACACACCCACAGAGGCAGAGAAGATTCCCTCAAATCAGTCAGGGACATCGGAACCACCAAGTGCCAAGATGGCCTACAGAATGGTCATGACGATGCTTGGCATTTTGTGTTTTCTTATCCTTGCTGTGTTGCTTCTTGTCTATACCACGTCAGGCGGCAACGCGGAGGATGTTGTTGAATTCGGTAAATGGACGGTGTCTGTGCTGCTGGGCGCATTCGGCGCATGGATCGGCGGAGGTGCTGCCTATTTCTTTGGGAAAGAGAATATGGTTGAGAGCAACCGTTCAACCGAAGCTGTGTTGCAGATTCAGAAGAATGCATTGCAGAACACAGGCAAGCGCGATTATATCAAAGAACTGACCTTGTCCACTATCAACAGTACCTTTAACTTCAATCCTCACTCAACAAAAGAAGATATTGTCAACTGCCTTACCGGCCATGCTGATTACTGGTGGGTGCCGGTCTTTGATGAGGAAGGAAAGGGAATAATAGAGGACCTCCTGCATGTCAGGATTATCTGGGATGATCAGTTTGATAACGGGGAGACGGTGGCGGCGTTGCTGGAGCACCTTGCTGACGACGAAGAGCTTGGCAGGAAGTACGACAAACTGCACGGCCCCTCATTCTTCATCAAAGTAACACCTGATGACAAGGTTGCCGACACAGCCCGCAGAATGGAGAAGTCAGGGGCAGCTATTGGCGTGGTCACTGACGAGAAAGGCAAGCCGACCCACTGTTTTACCAAACATAACCTGTTGACAACGCAGAGCTGA
- a CDS encoding hemerythrin family protein has protein sequence MSIIRHIIDAYRDWYKPEWLYQSMPLLYISSGVLAIARLRNGIGLFSGGILIMTSAVVLSQRYSYRRQKVLEEVEKEEENREFKVVGTLVWRSSFNCGNKLIDRQHQSLFYAANKITEAIIDDKQEIDYDTTVLKLLGEIQRHFRDEEKFLNAMVPEIASLHKDIHKKLLSRIMSLVNRIREEEATSRELLRFLIVDVIANHILKEDLKWQEMLKNG, from the coding sequence ATGAGTATAATTCGCCATATTATTGATGCCTATCGCGACTGGTACAAACCTGAATGGCTGTACCAGTCAATGCCGTTGTTATACATAAGTTCCGGTGTGCTCGCCATTGCCCGGTTACGTAACGGAATTGGTCTGTTCAGCGGTGGTATACTGATTATGACGAGTGCGGTTGTTCTGAGTCAACGATACAGCTACAGGCGACAGAAGGTGCTGGAGGAGGTGGAAAAGGAGGAGGAGAATAGAGAGTTCAAAGTAGTGGGAACGCTTGTCTGGCGTTCATCCTTCAACTGTGGCAACAAGCTTATTGACCGCCAGCATCAATCCCTCTTTTATGCAGCAAACAAGATTACTGAAGCGATCATAGATGATAAGCAGGAAATAGATTACGATACAACCGTACTCAAACTCCTGGGGGAGATCCAGAGGCACTTCAGGGATGAAGAAAAGTTTCTGAACGCAATGGTTCCGGAAATAGCCTCCCTGCACAAGGATATACATAAGAAACTGCTCAGTCGGATTATGTCATTGGTCAACCGTATACGTGAGGAGGAGGCAACCTCGCGTGAGCTGCTCAGGTTTCTTATAGTTGACGTGATCGCCAATCATATTCTGAAGGAAGATCTCAAGTGGCAGGAGATGTTGAAGAACGGATGA
- a CDS encoding NAD(P)-dependent oxidoreductase has protein sequence MKVLVTGGTGFTGKALVKRLIDEGHEVVSLDYQEGLKTDEIRSWGAKVVIGTVTDRAVVDECMEGVDIVQHLAAAFRELDVPNNYYDEVNVGGTKIVLASALEHKVKKFVYCSTCGVHGNVDHPPAAEDAPIQPGDYYQQTKYDAEPVVNDYCKHGMDTIIIRPAAIYGPGDPERFQMIFRRVSKGSFPMFGSGKTLYHPLYIDNLVDALMLAMEPGKGVGEAYLIADEEYVTIETLVRKTGTALGVEVDVPHYPIMPLVIAGHVCEKVCKPLKITPPIFPRRVDWFRQNRAFDISKAKRDLGYAPKIGLDEGLKRTGDWYRAEGYI, from the coding sequence ATGAAAGTACTTGTAACAGGCGGTACCGGCTTTACCGGTAAGGCTCTGGTCAAACGGTTGATTGATGAAGGTCACGAGGTCGTGAGCCTGGATTATCAGGAAGGGTTAAAAACCGACGAAATCCGCTCCTGGGGTGCCAAGGTCGTCATCGGCACGGTGACTGATCGTGCGGTTGTTGATGAGTGCATGGAAGGCGTGGACATTGTCCAGCATCTTGCCGCAGCCTTCCGGGAGCTGGATGTCCCGAACAACTACTACGACGAGGTGAATGTAGGCGGCACCAAGATCGTACTTGCGTCCGCTTTAGAACATAAGGTAAAGAAGTTTGTTTACTGCTCCACCTGCGGTGTGCATGGAAATGTGGATCATCCGCCAGCAGCTGAGGATGCGCCCATCCAGCCCGGTGATTACTATCAGCAGACCAAGTATGATGCTGAGCCTGTTGTCAACGATTACTGTAAACATGGCATGGATACCATTATCATCCGACCTGCTGCTATCTATGGTCCTGGTGATCCAGAGCGTTTTCAGATGATCTTTAGGCGAGTCAGCAAGGGCAGCTTTCCTATGTTCGGATCGGGTAAGACCTTGTATCATCCCCTGTATATTGATAATCTGGTGGATGCCCTGATGTTGGCTATGGAGCCGGGTAAAGGGGTGGGAGAGGCCTATCTGATTGCTGATGAGGAATATGTCACCATTGAGACCCTAGTTCGCAAGACCGGTACAGCCTTGGGGGTGGAGGTTGATGTGCCCCATTATCCTATTATGCCCTTGGTCATTGCCGGTCATGTCTGTGAAAAGGTCTGCAAGCCTTTGAAGATCACGCCGCCTATCTTCCCGCGCCGGGTGGATTGGTTCCGCCAGAACCGCGCCTTTGATATCAGCAAGGCCAAGCGGGATCTCGGGTATGCTCCCAAGATTGGTCTGGATGAGGGCCTGAAGCGGACCGGTGATTGGTACAGAGCAGAAGGGTATATTTAG